From one Bradyrhizobium sp. Ash2021 genomic stretch:
- a CDS encoding DUF1902 domain-containing protein, translated as MSRPVIFTISAAWDEEASVWSGHCDDIPAAADAPTLDGLLEEISAMALDLLPDNHPDVAPESLFLQITALREAGSVAG; from the coding sequence ATGTCCAGACCCGTCATTTTCACGATTTCCGCCGCCTGGGACGAGGAAGCGTCGGTCTGGAGCGGGCATTGTGACGACATACCGGCCGCCGCCGACGCGCCGACCCTCGACGGATTGCTGGAAGAGATTTCCGCGATGGCGCTCGATTTGTTGCCGGACAATCATCCGGATGTTGCCCCGGAATCGCTGTTCTTGCAGATCACCGCGCTGCGCGAAGCGGGATCGGTTGCGGGCTGA
- the rpmB gene encoding 50S ribosomal protein L28: MSRRCELTARGPQVGHKVSHSNIKTKRRFLPNLCNVTFISDVLGRNVRLRVSTNAIKTVDHNGGLDTFLLKAKAENLSPRALDLKRAIQKKKAATAAPVAQAS; this comes from the coding sequence ATGTCACGGCGCTGCGAACTGACGGCCAGGGGCCCGCAGGTGGGTCACAAGGTGAGCCACTCGAACATCAAGACCAAGCGCCGGTTCCTGCCGAACCTGTGCAACGTCACCTTCATATCGGACGTGCTCGGCCGCAACGTGCGCCTGCGCGTCTCGACCAACGCGATCAAAACCGTCGACCACAATGGCGGCCTCGACACCTTCCTCCTGAAAGCCAAGGCGGAAAACCTGTCGCCCCGCGCGCTGGACCTGAAGCGCGCGATCCAGAAGAAGAAGGCCGCAACTGCCGCGCCGGTGGCGCAGGCGAGCTGA